The Malus domestica chromosome 06, GDT2T_hap1 genome has a segment encoding these proteins:
- the LOC139196824 gene encoding uncharacterized protein: protein MPPRRERRESRRTSEPNFPDITQLGEAMAQALQNVIRHPPPPRTPLETMYNLKLDRFMGNESHEGAEKWLDHIEKTFQVMQSQGNLPANRWVETTTWFLGREPAAWWINQARYMSPETAADWKVFKEHFMKRFVPPEYIDRKKQEFTSWMEDSDNLPDSEDDEDKNEGQKKNDKGKGISIPGPRQTQSFKKSGASSSSSSGGYSFTGPRRGGGRFSGGPRFQGQRDAGGSGAPWCRRCNSRHHGECRRGSGACFTCGQMGHRASQCPQGQQRPQQTNMPPPAPVQQNFGSGGYGQPSRGGAYHYQGDAAPYALGPYQYSQEPHSQAGYSQDFGGYSSYSSMPTGGSQWHQGGQPRQGEIATGGAGSSRQPSQPGQGRNPQGRGNQGNRGRGGRQQAQGRVNHISLHEAQNHPDLIMGFDLEFAMPRGDKCYVDSVYLGCPVMVEGVIMSADLIPLDIVDFDVILGADWLHHNRAHIDCYGKSVTFYRPGLPEVTFVGERSGVRHGVISAMRARKLLSKGCQGYLAHVVLNDVAPTSIEEVGVVRHYPDVFPDDLPGLPPDREVEFSIDLLPGTDPISLTPYRMAPAELRELKIQLQELLDKGFIQPSSSPWGAPVLFVKKKDGTLRLCIDYRQLNRVTIKNRYPLPRIDDLFDQLKGACVFSKIDLRSGYYQLKIKEDDVPKTAFRTRYGHYEFLVMPFGLTNAPAAFMRLMNEVFQKYLDKFVIVFIDDILDFSMIALPLTKLTRKDVKFEWDENCERSFQQLKYCLTHAPVLVLPDDSGRANVVADALSRKPQGRLNALYASRVPLLAELRATGVRLEWENQGGAFLASFQVRPILVERILASQMVDEEIQELVQLRSEGKKKDLRIRESDGMLMQEDRMYVPNNEELKKEILDEAHCSAYAMHPGGTKMYHTIRPFYYWPGMKREIAEYVSRCIICQQVKAERKKPFGRMQPLPVPQWKWENITMDFVYKLPRTRNGFDGIWVIVDRLTKSAHFILVREKYPLNKLAKLFISKIVKYHGVPVNIISDRDPRFTSKFWVAFQEALEINPDLTYDEEPVTILDWKDKVLRNKTVSLVKVLWRNHSAEEATWETEDRMREVYPRLFYEY from the exons atgccgcctcgtagagagcgtaGGGAGTCCCGCCGTACTTCTGAACCTAATTTCCCGGATATTACTCAGTTAGGGGAAGCGATGGCCCAGGCTTTACAGAATGTGATTCGTCATCCCCCTCCTCCGAGGACACCTCTGGAGACCATGTACAACTTGAAGTTAGATCGGTTTATGGGTAATGAAAGTCATGAGGGGGCAGAGAAATGGCTAGATCATATTGAGAAAACCTtccaggtgatgcagagtcaggggaatctcCCTGCTAATAGGTGGGTGGAGACCACCACTTGGTTTTTGGGTCGTGAACCAGCAGCATGGTGGATAAATCAGGCTAGGTACATGTCACCTGAGACGGCAGCCGACTGGAAAGTATTCAAAGAGCATTTTATGAAGAGATTcgttcctcctgagtatattgACCGTAAGAAGCAGGAATTCACCAG ctg GATGGAGGACTCTGATAATCTTCCTGACAGTGAGGATGACGAGGACAAGAATGAGGGTCAGAAGAAGAATGACAAAGGTAAGGGTATTTCTATTCCGGGACCTCGACAGACACAGAGTTTTAAGAAGAGTGGAgcgagttcgagttcttctagtGGGGGATATAGTTTTACTGGCCCGAGGAGAGGTGGTGGAAGATTTTCTGGTGGGCCCAGATTTCAGGGTCAGAGGGATGCTGGTGGATCTGGCGCTCCATGGTGCCGCCGTTGTAACTCCCGTCACCATGGTGAGTGTAGGAGAGGTTCTGGTGCTTGTTTTACGTGTGGGCAGATGGGACATCGGGCTTCTCAGTGCCCCCAGGGTCAGCAGAGACCGCAGCAGACTAATATGCCACCTCCAGCACCAGTTCAGCAGAATTTTGGATCGGGTGGTTATGGCCAGCCgagtcgtggtggtgcttaccactatcagggGGATGCTGCTCCGTATGCTCTCGGACCTTATCAGTATTCCCAGGAGCCTCACTCTCAGGCTGGGTATTCTCAGGATTTTGGAGGTTATTCATCTTATTCCTCTATGCCAACTGGTGGATCGCAGTGGCATCAGGGAGGTCAGCCCCGTCAGGGGGAAATTGCTACTGGTGGTGCAGGATCATCCAGGCAGCCTAGTCAGCCAGGCCAGGGACGTAATCCTCAGGGACGAGGTAATCAGGGCAATAGAGGCCGAGGTGGACGTCAGCAAGCTCAGGGGCGAGTTAATCATATTTCTCTGCATGaggctcagaaccatccagacttgataatgg gatttgatttagagtttgccatgcctagagGAGATAAATGTTATGTGGATAGTGTGTATctggggtgtccagtgatggttgaGGGCGTGATTATGTCCGCTGATCTTattccgttagatattgtggattttgatgtaatTTTAGGGGCCGATTGGTTACACcataatcgtgcccatattgattgttatggtaaatcagttactttttatcgtcctggattacccgaggttacttttgtgggcgagagaagtggggtgagacatggagttatttctgccatgaggGCGAGGAAATTATTATCgaagggttgtcagggatatttggcacaTGTGGTATTAAATGATGTTGCTCCTACTAGTATAGAAGAAGTTGGTGTGGTCAGACATTATCCGGATGTTTTCCCTGATGATTTGCCGggattgccgccagacagagaggtggaattctctattgatttgcttccaggtacggaccCTATATCtctgactccttatagaatggctcctgctgagttgagagaattaaaaatccagttgcaagaattacttgataaaggttttattcaacctagttctTCACCTTGGGGTGCCCCAGTATTATTTGTGAAGAAGAAGGATGGAACTCTTCGATTGtgtattgattatagacaattgaaccgggtaacgattaaaaaccgttatccattgcctcgcattgatgatttgtttgatcagctgaaaggtgcgtgtgtattttctaagattgatttgagatctgggtattatcaattgaagattaagGAAGATGATGTACCCAAGACGGCTTTCCGGACTCGGTACGGGCATTATGAATTTTTggttatgccatttgggttgactaatgcacctgcagcttttatgagattaatgaatgaggtattccagaaatatcttgataaattcgttattgtttttattgacgatattctg GATTtctctatgattgctttacCGTTGACAAAgttgaccaggaaggatgttaaatttgagtgggatgagaattgtgagcgGAGTTTTCAGCAATTAAagtattgcctcactcatgcaccggtgttggtacttcctgatgatagcg GTCGTGCTAATGTAGTAGcggatgcactgagtaggaaaccaCAAGGTAGACTTAATGCCCTATATGCtagtcgtgttcctcttcttgctgaacTGAGGGCAACTGGAGTAAGATTGGAGTGGGAGAATCAAGGTGGAGCatttcttgctagttttcaagtcaggccaatTTTGGTGGAGCGTATACTTGCATCTCAAATggtggatgaagaaattcaGGAGTTGGTTCAGTTAAgaagtgaagggaaaaagaaagacctcagaatTCGGGAATCAGATGGTATGCTCATGCAAGAAGACAGAATGTATGttccgaataatgaggaattgaAAAAGGAAATTCTGGACGAAGcacattgttcagcttatgcgatgcatccggGAGGAACAAAAATgtaccataccattcgaccattttattattggccgggtatgaaaagagaaattgcagaatatgtgagtaggtgtattATTTGCCAACAAGTGAAAGCAGAAAGGAAGAAGCCCTTTGGGCgaatgcaaccacttcccgttccccagtggaaatgggaaaatataacaatggatttcgtgtataaacttcctcgtacgcgaaatggatttgatggtatttgggtgattGTGGATCGACTCACCAAGTCGGCGCATTTTATTCTGGTGAGGGAGAAATACCCtctaaataaattggctaagttgtttatCTCGAAGATTGTAAAGTATCATGGAGTCCCAGTAAATATTATCTCTGATCGAGACCCGAGgtttacttctaaattttgggtggcttttcaggaagctctgg agattaatccggatttgacttatgatgaggaaccggTCACTatattggattggaaggataaagtTCTAAGGAACAAGACGGTGAGTTTAGTCAAggtgttgtggaggaaccattctgctgaggaagctacttgggagacggaaGACCGGATGAGAGAGGTGTACCCAAGGTTATTTTACgagtattaa
- the LOC103428228 gene encoding protein TPX2-like isoform X1, which translates to MELEEDMEVEQVLMAQEVDIDYEYDAARYFDFGRQETPAEARRTELWFESAKSYPPSPVVTRLILGLETLLENVNTLPKSNAETANDSNCDIGVGTKACAMDENSRAEGMKRGIFGNLQKVLNQPNGAGTGVTFNSYLNGDKLKGKSNASVKPSFPRSSTLMKPTASQLAKQNLKSQNGGSRFQMLHVQNNEKSLCSSSGVESQARKRQKLDGGHLRKVTDVKEQTNFIHKVPKKDETFDKTTAHAKLRLTISREPDFETAHRAHRIRPNNGSMLEQVTSTHRKFKARPLNRKIFEAPSLPLPTRSTPKLPDFQEFHLKTMERAMQNASAVSSSSHHLNDPDKDLEKPSISTVVENRKGESRRPSTVECPKQDRNTGMQTFKARPLNKRIFSSKGDIGVFWNSKRETTVPMEFNFQTDRGVQQFPPTEFFSKLSLTTELQQNNGSPVKLSQPTSLSTKDSKENRSTFLQQEREIKEKPSLFGGKQAQDGCMTDADKKLRMRRLGVC; encoded by the exons atgGAATTGGAGGAAGATATGGAGGTTGAGCAAGTTTTAATGGCGCAGGAAGTGGACATTGACTACGAGTACGATGCAGCTCGGTACTTCGACTTTGGTAGGCAGGAGACTCCGGCTGAGGCTCGCCGCACCGAGCTCTGGTTCGAGTCCGCCAAGAGCTACCCGCCGTCTC CTGTTGTGACAAGGTTAATACTTGGACTGGAAACCCTCCTGGAAAATGTAAACACCTTGCCGAAATCCAATGCGGAGACTGCAAATGACAGCAATTGTGATATCGGTGTGGGCACAAAAGCATGTGCAATGGATGAAAATAGCAGAG CTGAAGGAATGAAGAGAGGGATCTTTGGAAATTTACAAAAAGTTTTAAATCAACCAAATGGAGCTGGTACAG GGGTGACATTCAACAGTTACTTAAACGGTGATAAGCTTAAGGGTAAAAGTAATGCTTCTGTAAAGCCATCTTTCCCCAGGAGCTCAACTTTGATGAAGCCTACTGCAAGTCAGCTCGCTAAGCAAAATCTGAAGTCTCAAAATGGCGGTTCCAG ATTCCAGATGCTGCATGTTCAAAATAATGAGAAGAGCTTATGTAGTTCTTCTGGGGTTGAAAGTCAAGCTCGCAAAAGACAGAAGCTAGATGGAGGACACTTGCGTAAG GTTACTGATGTGAAGGAGCAAACTAATTTCATCCACAAGGTGCCTAAAAAG GATGAAACTTTTGACAAAACCACTGCACATGCTAAGTTGAGACTTACTATTTCAAGAGAGCCTGACTTTGAAACGGCACATAGGGCACACAGGATTAG GCCTAACAATGGATCAATGTTAGAACAAGTGACATCAACTCATCGAAAATTCAAAGCTCGTCCATTGAACCGAAAA ATTTTTGAGGCTCCTTCATTGCCACTCCCAACAAGGAGCACTCCAAAGTTGCCAGATTTTCAA GAGTTTCACCTGAAGACAATGGAAAGGGCTATGCAAAATGCATCGGCTGTTTCATCATCCTCACATCATCTCAACGATCCTGACAAG GATTTGGAAAAACCAAGTATTTCTACCGTCGTGGAAAACAGAAAAGGAGAATCCAGAAG ACCAAGTACAGTGGAATGTCCTAAGCAAGATAGAAATACAGGAATGCAAACATTTAAAGCTCGTCCTCTTAACAAAAGG ATATTTTCTAGCAAAGGGGATATTGGTGTTTTCTGGAATAGTAAGCGGGAAACCACTGTACCAATG GAATTTAATTTTCAGACAGACAGGGGAGTACAGCAATTTCCGCCAACTGAATTTTTTAGTAAG CTCTCTTTGACAACTGAGCTCCAGCAGAATAATGGATCACCAGTGAAACTTTCCCAGCCTACATCTTTGTCTACGAAG GACTCAAAAGAAAATAGATCGACTTTTTTGCAACAAGAACGTGAG ATAAAAGAAAAACCTTCTCTGTTTGGTGGAAAGCAGGCTCAAGACGGGTGCATGACGGATGCTGATAAGAAACTGAGGATGAG GAGGTTGGGCGTCTGTTGA
- the LOC103428228 gene encoding protein TPX2-like isoform X2 yields MELEEDMEVEQVLMAQEVDIDYEYDAARYFDFGRQETPAEARRTELWFESAKSYPPSPVVTRLILGLETLLENVNTLPKSNAETANDSNCDIGVGTKACAMDENSRAEGMKRGIFGNLQKVLNQPNGAGTGVTFNSYLNGDKLKGKSNASVKPSFPRSSTLMKPTASQLAKQNLKSQNGGSRFQMLHVQNNEKSLCSSSGVESQARKRQKLDGGHLRKVTDVKEQTNFIHKVPKKDETFDKTTAHAKLRLTISREPDFETAHRAHRIRPNNGSMLEQVTSTHRKFKARPLNRKIFEAPSLPLPTRSTPKLPDFQEFHLKTMERAMQNASAVSSSSHHLNDPDKDLEKPSISTVVENRKGESRRPSTVECPKQDRNTGMQTFKARPLNKRFAESAKLTPCLLHIKEFNFQTDRGVQQFPPTEFFSKLSLTTELQQNNGSPVKLSQPTSLSTKDSKENRSTFLQQEREIKEKPSLFGGKQAQDGCMTDADKKLRMRRLGVC; encoded by the exons atgGAATTGGAGGAAGATATGGAGGTTGAGCAAGTTTTAATGGCGCAGGAAGTGGACATTGACTACGAGTACGATGCAGCTCGGTACTTCGACTTTGGTAGGCAGGAGACTCCGGCTGAGGCTCGCCGCACCGAGCTCTGGTTCGAGTCCGCCAAGAGCTACCCGCCGTCTC CTGTTGTGACAAGGTTAATACTTGGACTGGAAACCCTCCTGGAAAATGTAAACACCTTGCCGAAATCCAATGCGGAGACTGCAAATGACAGCAATTGTGATATCGGTGTGGGCACAAAAGCATGTGCAATGGATGAAAATAGCAGAG CTGAAGGAATGAAGAGAGGGATCTTTGGAAATTTACAAAAAGTTTTAAATCAACCAAATGGAGCTGGTACAG GGGTGACATTCAACAGTTACTTAAACGGTGATAAGCTTAAGGGTAAAAGTAATGCTTCTGTAAAGCCATCTTTCCCCAGGAGCTCAACTTTGATGAAGCCTACTGCAAGTCAGCTCGCTAAGCAAAATCTGAAGTCTCAAAATGGCGGTTCCAG ATTCCAGATGCTGCATGTTCAAAATAATGAGAAGAGCTTATGTAGTTCTTCTGGGGTTGAAAGTCAAGCTCGCAAAAGACAGAAGCTAGATGGAGGACACTTGCGTAAG GTTACTGATGTGAAGGAGCAAACTAATTTCATCCACAAGGTGCCTAAAAAG GATGAAACTTTTGACAAAACCACTGCACATGCTAAGTTGAGACTTACTATTTCAAGAGAGCCTGACTTTGAAACGGCACATAGGGCACACAGGATTAG GCCTAACAATGGATCAATGTTAGAACAAGTGACATCAACTCATCGAAAATTCAAAGCTCGTCCATTGAACCGAAAA ATTTTTGAGGCTCCTTCATTGCCACTCCCAACAAGGAGCACTCCAAAGTTGCCAGATTTTCAA GAGTTTCACCTGAAGACAATGGAAAGGGCTATGCAAAATGCATCGGCTGTTTCATCATCCTCACATCATCTCAACGATCCTGACAAG GATTTGGAAAAACCAAGTATTTCTACCGTCGTGGAAAACAGAAAAGGAGAATCCAGAAG ACCAAGTACAGTGGAATGTCCTAAGCAAGATAGAAATACAGGAATGCAAACATTTAAAGCTCGTCCTCTTAACAAAAGG TTTGCAGAATCAGCTAAGCTAACACCATGTTTACTTCATATAAAGGAATTTAATTTTCAGACAGACAGGGGAGTACAGCAATTTCCGCCAACTGAATTTTTTAGTAAG CTCTCTTTGACAACTGAGCTCCAGCAGAATAATGGATCACCAGTGAAACTTTCCCAGCCTACATCTTTGTCTACGAAG GACTCAAAAGAAAATAGATCGACTTTTTTGCAACAAGAACGTGAG ATAAAAGAAAAACCTTCTCTGTTTGGTGGAAAGCAGGCTCAAGACGGGTGCATGACGGATGCTGATAAGAAACTGAGGATGAG GAGGTTGGGCGTCTGTTGA